The region cttctcttctccatgtaggACCCCAGGACTGGGACATCCAGTCTGTGTCTTGACCTGCTCACTCCCCAGGGTGGGTATCTGCAATCTCCCTTTTCCCAAGTCTCCTCTCAGGAGCACAGGTCCTGACCCAATtgctttttcttctatttgcACCAGTTACATGTGTATCTTTCTTAACGACCTGGTTGTACAGGAGTCCTTCTGCCAGTTTCCAGTTCATTCTCAGAAAGAAATACTCCATatatagatgtatttttgatgtgttcatggGGATATGTGAACTCCTTACCCTCTTACTTTGCCATCTTGATCTCCTCCCATCAAAGACTATTCTTtcttcatgtttatttatttccattctcTGTTGTgatcccccatctatccacttaCTATGTCCATATTTTCCTTTGACAATTCTTTAGTGTGTTTATTAGACAAACTGTTTTAAAGTCTTTCTGTTAATTTCAATATCCACATCATTTCTGTGTATGTTTCTGTTGACTGTTTTTTCCTCTCATTATGAGtcactttctcttctttatatgtctagtaaaatttgattttttatagGACATTATTTCAACTTACAAGATGCTATAGGGTTGATAGTCTACATTATGTTGTTTCCCTTCAAAAAATGTTGAATGTTGTCTGACAAAGCGCTAACTTATTGTCATATCAGTTTGATCCTATTGAGACTTTGCTTTTGGCTCTCACAGTAAATCAGGAGTAACTCTTCCTTTAAGGTCTGAATAGCTCTACTTCTAAGATGAGTTATTTTGGGAGCCTGGAGTATATGGTGAGTTATCTCCACTTTGGATGACAACTTCAGTGTCTCCCTGCATGGTACAAGCACCtgaattttcattcagttcacagACCCAAGTAGCTGTTTCTTCCATGTCTCATTTCACCCTGTGTGTATGCATGTCAGTGACTGGCTAATGGCTGAAGGAGGCCTCTATGTAAATTTCCGGAGTTCCTTTTCTGTAAAGTTTCTTCTTCTCTCAAGCTTGTGTTTCACAAATTCCTCACTGTCTCAACAGCGCACAGTTCTGATCTTTGTTTCACCCAGTGTAGGGATTGCTGCTCTCTGCTTGGTTTCCACTTACTTAAGTGGTACTTAAGTACCACTTACCTGTGGTACTCTTGGCCAAAAATCTCTTCtgcatatttccttttcttcaagaattACTGTCTTACTCTGTATTTTGGACTGAATTATGTCTGCTACCTACTGCTCCaatttcatatgttgaagtcttagCCCATCAGTAGCTCAGAATGTAACCATGTTTGGAAATAGGACCTTTTAAGAGATGACTAAATTaaattgaattaatgaataaatgactaaATTAGGTTAAATTAAATTAAGTTAAATTGACTTGACTGTGGACTGTCAAAGGCAACAGGTTCCCAAGGAGCTTTTTAAGCATTCCCGTTATGACCTGTTAAATGACTGGATCTGGGGATTCTCAGATCGTCCTGTAAGCTCTGACTTCTCTACCTTTGCCCAGTGATTCATGATGaataaataatgattttattCTGATCCTCCAATGCCCCTTGCAGGTCTTTACTTCCCCAGTTCTTAGGACAGTTGTGTAAGGGCTAATTCTTAAAATAGACTTTTTTTACCCATGGCATATGAAGTGGCTATCTTTTTTAAGGGAACACTGACTGCTACATATAGCAAGCCTATGCAGGGCTAGCCTGCTTGGCATGGCCTTGGAGCAGCCACTCTTCTATCTGGTGCAAACCTTGAACCACCTGAATTTAACCAAAATGATAGTACCTCTGatcttgcaaaacttcttgaactctGAACTAGACGAGCTAATTGGGAGTTGGTCCTTGCAGGTCACTGGGACCTGGCTATCAGATACCACTTACTCAGTACCAGTGACACTTTAATGTGGGGACAGCATCCGTTGTGTTCATCAGAAGCAGAACCTAGCACTTTCTGTGATCACCACTCCCATCACCTGCTAGTAGCTAGGAGATAATTATGCATCCCACTAAAGACACAGAGGAATCTATAACTGAAACCAGTTTTGATAGGTACCACTCTGGAAACAGGTGAGGACTCCCTGTAAGAGGTAAGTAATGGAGGAAGGGGTGATGTGCCTGGTGCTCCTGCTCCACAAATCTCTAGTAACCATGACCCTCAGAGTTGGAGACAATGTTAGAATCATCCAGATTGGTCTCCTGGACTCTGTGGGCCTCACTCTGCAGCCTTCTTGACCAGGTTCAGACTGAAGGACTGTTTCCACGACTCCATTTGGTAGCCTTCTGGTGAGCGTAAGTAGATCTGGGATTGAGTTGAAATCTAAtttgctgatttttcagcagtcaGTTGACTTTATGTTTGACCACACATTCAAACTGAGTTGAACTTAGAATATAAACATGGCTGACTGCACAGaaataaactttttgtttttttcctgcaatGCTCTGGCCACAGACTGGGCCTTGGGAAAGTCCTGGCTGCCATACAATCAGGGACTCAGCTAATTACTATCACATGGTTGTGTGAAATATACATGTGCTTTTCAGGTCAATCTGTACTCCCATTGTGttatgttagtcgttcagttgtgtctgactcttagcgactgtatggactgtagtccaccaggctcctctgtccatggtattttccaggcaagaatagtgggctgggttgccatttccttctccaggggatcttccccaagtagggattgaacttgtgtgtcttgtgtctcctgcattggcaggcagattccataCCACTGTGCTACCCGGTAAGCCCTACTTAAgtgaagtggaagtcactcagtcatgtctgactcttcatgaccccatggactatacagtccatggaattctccaggtcagaatactggagtgggtagcctttctcttctccagtggatcttcccaagccaggttcaaacccaagtctcctgcattgcaggcagattctttaccaactgagctatcagggaagctcatacTCCCATTAGAAATGTATAAAAACcagtgttttcttgttttctggcCATCTCTGGCTATTGTTTAAAAATTCTTCCAGTTTGTAAAGGTGaaaaagtggtatctcattggtattttaatttgcatttctttggtgTCTACAATGGTATGATTTTCCCATATGTTTATAGTTACTTGGGTATCTTTTTAATAATGTGCTCATATCTGTTTCCAATTTccctgagcatttttttttaaccaatgttAATGATTAAACTGtgttaatgattttatttacgTCTGTAAATATTTTGCAGCTATATGCCCTATCTCATTATTGTCCCataattttgctttattatttatgCAACACTCTGGCTCCTGGATAGAAGGGTTAAGTAATATCTTTAGGGACATTGTGAACTTGCACCCTTGGCATGGAACCTGGCCTCTCATGGAGGGGACAGACATTCATATTATATTTTTGGCCAGCCCAGCTGATTTTTTCTGAAAAGAGTTTCATAGGCAGTGTACATCAGCAAGAAACTAAGAAAACAGAACCCAAAGGGTCTGCATGTTAGTTTATGGGACATGTTTCCAGAACCGCATGGGAATTGCTTTGTTGTGTGGTGAAGTTCCTGTGACAGCAAGTAGTCAGTAAAGATGGGTGATGCCCAGACTGGTGAAGCCTGGGGAAAAAAGCAATCACGTTTGTAAACAttctatgaaaaataaacagattttcaGGGAAAATCCCTTAAGAAAAGTGGGAACCGAGCAAAAAATTCCCCACTTAATTTTTAACTGAACTCCCTTTTCTTCATTGTCACATTATAGTCATTCCTCTCCTCTCTAATTTCCTACATCCCTAAGTGGACAGAATCCCTTTTCCTAGAGATTATCTAAGAGAAACTATAGTTTTCAAAAATGGACATTATTAGAaacaaggagaaaagggaaatcaagaggtataaaactaaaaaatagcagaaaaaaatggtcataaaaaagaattttcatatagggttttgcatatatgcaaaaaaaaagagacataaatgtacagaacagacttttggactctgtgggagaaggcgagggtgggatgttttgagggagcagcatcgaaacatgtatattatcaagggtgaaacagatcaccagcccaggttggatgcatgagacaagtgcttgggcctggtgcactgggaagacccagaaggatcgggtagagagggaggtgggaggggggattgggatggggaatacatgtaaatccatggctgattcatgttaatgtatggcaaaaaccattacaatattgtaaagtaattagcctccaactaataaaaataaatggaaaaataaataaatttttaaaaaaagaattttcaactTTCTAAGATAACTTCAGTTGACCCCAGATGCTCTAACTGGCACAGTTTGTAAATGGGCTATATaggttaatttccttttctcaagTCCCTCTGCACCTTAAGAATCTCCACTTTACAGTTTCTGAGTTTCTTCTTCTTCCATTCTTCCCCTCCACcagcttttttccctctttctctttagGGATCCAGCAACTTTCACAGATCAGGAAGATCATTTCCATTTAAGGATTGATAATTCATTCCTAGCAAAACTAACATTTGCTAAAAGAAATTGTCTATGCCATGCTCTGTACATTttgtgtattatctcatttaatcattgCAATTTCTCTCTGAGGAGAGATACAAACCTTTGAGGAGTTAAATGTGCTGCAAGAATTCACATGCCTAGTAACAGGTAAATCCAAGTCTCTCATCTTGGTCTCTCTGGCACTTGAGTACAGGCTCTTAACAACTGTTAAGAGCAATTGGATCTTCCCAATCATATTTGTCTCAAACCACAATGCTGATGATCAAGCACCTTGTTCTCTCCCTTTGGGCCAGGGTGAAGAGTTAGCTTATGAAGACCATCTCTTCAGGACTGGTAGAAGAGTCTTCGGGGTGAGTGTGCATCCTGCATTGCATGGCTCCCCACATCTTCATCTTTAGAGAGTCACTCTGgggccctgcccctgcccaccaATTTGAGGAAGGCCCTGTTCACATctttgttcctcaggctgtaaATGACAGGGTTGAGGAAGGCTGTGGCAATGTTGTAGAAAAGGGCCATTTTCTTGCCATTGTTTGACAAGGAGTCAGAGCCAGGGCTCATGTACATGATGATGCATGGAATAGCAAACATGGTAACCACGGTGATGTGGGAGGCACAGGTAGAGAAGGCCTTGATCCGTCCTTGGGCTGAGCGGATCTTCATGATGGTGGCAAAGATGTTGATATAGACAAGGACAACCAAGGAAAGTGGGACCACAATGACATTGAAGCCGGTGATGAAGTCCACCAAATCATTGAGGGAAGTGTCCGTACAGGCCAGCTTCAGGACCGCAGGAACCTCACAGAAGTAGAGGTCAATTTCATTAGGGCCACAGTAGGGAAGGCGCATAGCAAAGAAGGTATAGGACAGACCACCCACCACACCATAGGCTGCACAGATGCCCACCATGAGAAGGCACAGCCAGCGGCTCATGATGACCTTATATCGGagagggtggcagatggccatGTACCTGTCCACAGACATGATGGAGAAAAGCCAGGACTCAGTGATCCCAAAGAGGAGGAAGATGTACATCTGGGCCACACATCTAGCAAAAGAGATGGCTCTCTTCTTGCTGAGAATGTGCACGAGCATCTGGGGCACCGTCGTGGTGGTGTAGCCCATGTCCAACAGGGAGAGGACACTGATGAAGAAGTACATGGGCGTGTGGAGGCGTGTGTCCTGGTGGATGAGGGTGATGAGGAGACTGTTGCTCACAAGGATCAGCAGGTAAAAGACCAGAAAGAAGGTGAAGAGCAGAGGATTGGTCCTGGGGTTCGAGGCAAAGCCCAACAGGATGAATTCTGTCACAGCGGACTGGTTGAGTTCCTGCATTGTGCTCTGCCTGTTTAAAGAGTTTGGGGAATACATAACATTTGGAGTTTTGGTGCCAATGAATTTTCACTcgtttttcatttatgtttcctAACAGGAATTTTGGATTATTAGATGGGGGCACTACTGAATTCATCCCCATAGTAGTTTTGTTAGGGGAATCACACTGACTGAAaccccccaccctggccaggcaccatagtaacaaTTTGCATGAGTtgctttatgacaggaggtcctggtaaggaacatggaactaataagccaccaccaaccgaagagctcaggaaaggtcaaaaggagacaccacatgtccgaccacctcccagaatccttctctctggcatccatcttggttgaACAAGGCgtacaccaccaggaaggactctgagccagaatgattggctaaagacaacccggaaactaatcccatcaccataaaacccaagactgtgagccacacggcagagctgttctcctgggttctcttACCCTACTgttctccacccgggtgccctttcccaataaaatctcttgctttgtcagcacatgtgtctctttggacaattcatttctgagtgttagacaagagcccagtttcaggccctggaaggggttccccttcctgcaacagtttgAGTGGTGTCAGGGTTTCATGATGGGGCAGAGTGATGAAATGGTGAAGACCAAGTCTGGGAAGTGCTGTGTACTGTGTTCCTTCCTGTCTCTCCCTTTCCCAAGAtagctttgcttttctctctgttattcaccccattttccattttctcttgggACAACAGAGGTTGTTTAGCCTCGATTAAAGATCAGAGTGAAGACTATTATACTCATTATTTATGTTGAGGTTTTTATCACTGCTAGGATTACCATTGAGGTTAGAATTGGGAATTCAAATCAATGCTATGTAGATTAAAGTTTATAGTTAATATTCAAGATTTAACTTTTCCTGGTGAAAGAAACTTTACTGGTATTCAGTAATTACGTCATTGATTCAACATGTTTTTACCAAATGCCTACTATTTGTTATAAATTAGAGGGGCAAAGaagaattataaataatatgGATGGGAAAGTGATTTCACAGAGTTAAATATGTTAAAGAgttaaatgcaaaaaataaaagtgtaaagCAACCTAAGAGAAAATATATGAGTGAATATTTACTTTATGATGTGACAGAGAAAGGCCTTTAAGCATCACTTGAAGGTCCAAGTCCTTCAGCCTCTTAGTGTTGATCCCTTTCCCTCTAATATGCAAACAAACCTGCACAGCCTTCATCTGACCTGTTCCATATTTTCCTAATATTGTGAGGGATTCTTGTGTATCCCTGGCCATTTTGCTCCCTAATCCTCACTCTCATTGACTCCTCGACTTCCCTTATTGCCTTTCTCATGGAGTACTGACCTTCAGTGGTTCATCCTTATTCTCTTTCACCATTATGCCCCTAAACCTCACCAACCCAAGGATGTTATTTGCAAGATTTGTCCTGGATGTATGGATAAAAGGAAGATGGCTTACAATGCAGCAAAGaacagaaaactatttttaaaatgaacatttaatgTTGCAAAGTCCCTAAGTTATCTGTGCAGCAGTTTTTCCTCTCTAGCCCCCAGCCATCAGCATATGACTGGAGACTGGTCTCCTTCCTGGaacctcctcccatctccccttGGTCTTCCTGTTCTAGGACTCTCCTTACACCTGTTACTGGGGCAATCAGCCATAAATCCAATTCCTTTAACTCAATGCtttcagacttccctgtgcttcagaatcacctggagagcttgtcAGATGCTCCTGCGCTTCATATGGAGTTTTGATTTAGATAGTCTTGGGTGGAggtcaagaatttgcatttctacaaGTTCCCAGGTAATGCAGATGCTGGGTCCACACTTTGAGAACAGATTTACTTAATTGTAAAGAGTAATTTGGTTCTATCTCAATTTTCCTGTCTCCACATTATACTCAAGCTGCTCACATTCCCCCTGCCTAAATGCCAATATGTTCTGGCTTTCTTGTGAGcataaaataaaggaagaaaagtaagaaaaacatgaacatttttggttatataataaagaatatcttatgtaaattaaaaatgaataatagttGTTGCATATGTGTAATACAAGTGATTAATATCATTAGAATATAAAGGTCTCTTCTTTGTAAGGAAAAAACTCATAACCAAGAATGAGATATTAATAATCAATGCACAAGAgattaatgaaaaaatgaatcCACCATAGTTTAAACTTCCTAATAATTAAAGACTGCAAATTAAAACAtcaatgaaatagtttttaacttgACATAggcaaaaaattcttttaaaatgatgatgCCTGGCTTTGACCAGTTTGCAGTAAATGAGAAATTCTTATATATTGATTTGGAAATtcatatgagaaataaattattcTGTTCTTCTGCAGGAAAATGTGATAGCATGTATTTTCACCTTTAAGAATATTGCATATGGAAAAATGAGAGATGTGGGGAGAGATTTTCATCAAGGATGTTTAATTGCAGTATTACTTTTAATGGGGAAAACTGGATATAACCTAAATGTCCTATAACAGGGGATTGGTTAAATAATTTATGGTCTATTGATATGATTGAATATCTGATAgcctttaaaataatattttggagaCTATTTTGCATTGTGGAGAAATGCTCCAACAGACTGTTAAAAAGCAgattgactattcgaggttttttgtatttccatacaaattgtgaaattacttgttctagttctgtgaaaaatgccgttggtagcttgatagggattgcactgaatctatagattgctttgggtaaaatagccattttgacaatattgattcttccaatccatgaacacggtatgtttctccatctgtttgtgtcctctttgatttctttcatcagtgttttatagttttctatgtataggtcttttgtttctttaggtagatatactcctaagtattttattctttttgttgcaatggtgaatggtattgtttccttaatttctctttctgttttttcattgttagtatataggaatgcaagggatttctgtgtgttaattttatatcctgcaactttactatattcattgattagccatatgacccagcaataccacttctgggtatacacactgaggaaaccagatccgaaagagacacgtgcaccccaatgttcattgcagcactgtttataatagccaggacatggaagcaacctagatgcccatcagcagatgaatggataaggaagctatggtacatatacaccatggaatattactcagttgttaaaaagaatttatttgaatcagttctaatgagatggatgaaactggagcccattatacagagtgaagtaagccagaaagataaagaacattacagcatactaacacatatatatatggaatttagaaagatggtaatgataaccctatatgcaaaaaagaaaaagagacacagaagtacagaacagactttttaactctgtgggagaaggtgagggtgagatgttttgaaagaacagcatgtttattatctatggtgaaacagatcaccagcccaggtgggatgcatgagacaagtgctcaggcctggtgcactgggaggacccagaggagtcgggtggagagggaggtgggaggggggatcgggatg is a window of Muntiacus reevesi chromosome 1, mMunRee1.1, whole genome shotgun sequence DNA encoding:
- the LOC136164560 gene encoding olfactory receptor 2D2-like, with product MQELNQSAVTEFILLGFASNPRTNPLLFTFFLVFYLLILVSNSLLITLIHQDTRLHTPMYFFISVLSLLDMGYTTTTVPQMLVHILSKKRAISFARCVAQMYIFLLFGITESWLFSIMSVDRYMAICHPLRYKVIMSRWLCLLMVGICAAYGVVGGLSYTFFAMRLPYCGPNEIDLYFCEVPAVLKLACTDTSLNDLVDFITGFNVIVVPLSLVVLVYINIFATIMKIRSAQGRIKAFSTCASHITVVTMFAIPCIIMYMSPGSDSLSNNGKKMALFYNIATAFLNPVIYSLRNKDVNRAFLKLVGRGRAPE